The window TGTTTTACCTCGCACCCGAGACTTCTTTTTTCATCGCTTGCATTGGAGCTTTAACAGCACTTTTTGCTGCGACCATTGGTATCCTACAAAACGATATCAAAAAGATCCTTGCATACTCCACCGTATCACAGTTAGGTTTTATGTTCCTTGCAATGGGTAGCATGAGTTATGTGGCGGGACTTTTTCACTTGATGACGCATGCGTTTTTCAAAGCCTTACTTTTCCTGGGAGCAGGTTCTGTGATCCATGCCCTTCATCATGAACAAAACATCAAACACATGGGGAAATTATTCGGAAAAATCAAAATCACTTCGATCACGTTTTTACTAGGAACTTTGGCGATTGCTGGATTTTTTCCCTTTTCTGGATTTTTTTCAAAAGACTTAATTTTGGAAAAAGCATACACATACGGGGCCTATGGTTCTATCCTTTGGACCATGGGAGTGGTTGCCGCTTTTTTTACTTCGTTTTATATGTTCCGGCTCGTGTTTGTTGTGTTTTTCGGAAAAGACAATACAGACTCACACCACAAAATCCATGAATCTCCTTGGACCATGACCTTACCTCTCATGATCCTTGCCATCGGTGCTGTTTTCGCTGGTTTTTTACAAACCCCACATTTCTTTTTGCAGATTGATACTTTGGAACGTTATTTTGCTCCTGTGTTAACAAGTGGATACCAACTGGCAATAGGGAAGGGAACACTTGCCAAACACATTGAGTTATCTCATAACATTGAATTTTCACTCGCAATGTTTTCTGTCATCATCGCAAGTATCGGATTTCTATTGGCATACTTTTTATACCAACGAAATCAAAATCCTATCCTCGAAGAACATACAGGTTTTCGAAAGATCCTATTTCATAAATACTACATTGATGAAATCTATGAAGTTCTTTTTGTGAAGCCCTTCGTGTTTGTTTCCAAAGCCATTGCCTATTATTTTGATACCAAAATCCTCGATCGTTTTTTTATCGGGATTGGTGGAAGTTTTGGCGTGATTGCAAATGGACTCCGTCGATTACAATCCGGGTTCATTGGTGATTATGCGTTGTATGTTGTCCTTGGTACATTTTGTATCTTGGCCTATCTTTTGACAAGGGGGGTGTAAGGTGCCGGATCAAATTTTATCCATCATTATCTTTTTACCAATTGTTTCCACATTTCTCATCGTAATCCAAAAACGCGTGGGGGCTGTGGTCGTGATCTCGGCTCTGTCTTCTGCCTTTACGACAATTTTGTCTCTTGGTTTATTCTTCTTTTATGATGCTTCCAAAGCAGGATTACAATTTGTCCATTGGATTCCGGATTGGATTCTTTCTGGCAAACTCAGCGTAGATTACCATGTGGGACTTGATGGAGTATCGCTCCTTTTATTTGCTCTCACCACCTTTATGTTTTTTCTTTCGAGTATTGCCTCTTGGTCCAATATTCCTAAAAAAATCAAAGAATTCCATATCTGTTTGCTTGTCCTAGAAACGGCGGTTCTCGGTGTTTTTGCGTCTGGGAATCTTGTCTTATTTTATGTGTTTTGGGAACTCATGGTACTTCCCATGGTCCTCATGATTGGAATTTGGGGTGGAGAAGAAAGAACAAAAGCCGCACTCAAATACTTTCTATTTTCCATGGCTGGTTCTTTGTTTATGTTAGGTGGAATCCTGACTTTGTATTTCAAAACAGGGAAAACATCCATTGAGTCATTATCAACCGCAAGCCTTGCTTTGTATTCGGAACCCTTACAATGGTTTTTGTTTTTTAGCTTTTTTCTTGCCTTTGCGATCAAAATCCCACTTTTTCCTTTCCACACTTGGATGCCGGATGTCCATACCCAAGCACCTACTGTTGGTTCGGTGGACCTTGCTGGTGTTTTATTAAAAATTGGTGCTTATGGATTCATTCGATTTTGTATCCCATTTTTTCCCGAACAAAGTTTACTCTCTCAAAATGGAATCCAGATCCTTGCCGTGATTGGGATTGTGTATGGGTCTATGGCTGCCCTTGTCCAAACTGATATCAAACGGATCATTGCGTATAGTTCTTTGTCTCACCTTGGGTTTTGTATCCTTGGGATTTTTTCTTTTACCACAGAAGGAGTTGTGGGAGGGATGTTACAAATGGTTTCCCATGGAATTTCCACTGGTATGATCTTTCTTATGATCGGGATGATTTATGAACGTGCCCACACAAGAAACATTTCCGAATTTGGTGGCCTAGCAGGGCAGATGCCAGTGTTTTCTACCTTCTTTTTAATCGCCGTACTTTCTTCCATCGGACTTCCTGGAACGAATGGGTTTGTTGGTGAGTTTCTGATTCTCATCGGTGCCATCAAATCCAATGTTTGGCTTGGTGGGATTGCAGCCACGGGTGTTGTTCTTGGTGCCTTATATCTATTATGGTTTGTAAAACGATTCCTATTTGGGGTCAGTAAAACAATCCAAGCAAAACCTTATAAAGACTTAAGTTTTCGTGAAATTGGAATTTTAAGTCCACTCGTAGTGTTGATTTTTTGGATTGGATTGTATCCAAAACCTTTCCTTTCCATATTAAATTCCTCTTCGAATGTGTTTTTGAATTCCGCATCGGTTGTGACCATTGAAGAAAGAAAACACATCCAAAAAGATTTTTTAAGCCAAAACGACCAGAGGTTATTTCCTGATTATCTCAGTTTGGGAATGGAACCGAAGTCCTATGAAGAACGATTAGGCAAATTCCAATCAAAATTTGTCCTACCAAATTTTGGTTCCGCACAGTTGCCTCTTCCCAAAGTGGAAGAGGATTTAGAGAATTTAGAAAATTCCATCGAGTCAGATTTTGATTTGGAATTAGAACCGAACGAGAAAAAAGGAAACTAACAAATGTCATATACTCCTTCCTCGAATGACTTAATAGCGATTTCACCCATGCTCATATTGTGTGGGGTAGCTTTACTTTCCCTAGTTGTCCAATTTTTAATCCCAGAAGAAGATGAAGGGAAACCACTTTGGGTTCTTTCTATTTTAGGAATCCTTGTGGCTATGTATGCTTTGTATCATACAACCAATTCACCAGGATATGGAAAGTTTTTTGGTTCTCAAATTTCGATTAGCCCACTGACGGTTTGGTTAAGTGCTATCTATTTAATAGCAGGTCTCATCACCTTACTCGTTGCACCTCCCTTTTTATCACAACACAAAACATTATTCCCTGAGTTTTTCCCCTTAATGCTCTTTTGTTTGTCTGGTATGATGTTTTTGACATCTGGGTATGACCTCATTGTCATCTTTGTAGGATTGGAAATCCTTTCCTTATCACTTTATGTGATGATAGGTATGGCTCGGACATCTGTTTCCGCATTGGAAAGTGCGATGAAGTATTTTTTACTCGGAACATTTAGTTCTGGTTTTATGTTACTAGGGATTGCATTTTTATACGGCGGATCGGGGACAACGAACTTGGACGGAGCCCTTCGAGGATTATCCTTAAAAGGATATGAGGCGAATTTTTCGAAACTAGGTCTTGGATTGTTTTTTGTGGGTGTGTCCTTTAAAGCTGCCCTTGTTCCATTCCACTCCTGGACACCCGATGTGTATGAAGGAGCACAAACTCCTATCACTGGTTTTATGGCGAGTGCGGGAAAGGCATCCGCCCTTGGACTTGTTATCATTTTGTTCAACCATATCCCAATGGGTGAGATGGGAAATGTTTGGAAGTATCTTATGGGAACCATTGCCCTGATTTCTATGACTTGGGGGAATATCGTTGCTTTAAAACAAGATAACCTAAAACGGATGTTAGCCTATTCTTCGATTTCCCATGCCGGTTATATTGTAGCAGGGATTGCTTGTGGGGCAGGTCTTGAAGCACTGTATTATCTTTTTTCTTATTCCTTACTGAACCTTGCTGCCTTTGCCATCATTTCCTATTTGGAACAAGGAAAACATGAGGTGACTGTGAATGGAATCTCTCACTTAAGTGGTGAACATCCATTCACAGCTCTTGCTTTGAGTCTCGTGTTTTTGTCCTTTGCTGGGTTTCCACCCCTCATCGGTTTTTGGACCAAACTTTTCCTTTTGCAAAAAATGGCGGAATCGGATTTATTCTTCCACCGGGTTTTGTTATTTGGAGCTGTTGCCAATTCTTGTATCGCATTTTATTATTATATGAAGATCACCATCCAGTCCTATATGAAACAAGAGACTGGGGTTGTGGCCGGGGCACGGGATCTGCCGAGTTTGCCAACACTCGGATTTTTAATCTTTTTGCTCTGTGTTTTCTTTACGGCAGGTTGGATTTTTTTCCAGCCAGGATCCCTTTTGTAATTCTGTTATAGCAGAATTACATCCAGGATAGCGAAAAACAAGTTGCTTCCCAATCCCAGGGGAAAAGGCTTGCCTAAGTAGGTAAATGGAAATGGCAACGATAGTCAAAAAACAAGAAACGATCCAGGACAAAGACCAAGTGAAAGCATACCTGACCCAAAAAGGGCTTGTGTATGAATCTTACAAAACTCCTGAATCTTTGGATTTGATCCTCGGCCAAAAAGGTTTATCCGATGCGGAAAAAGAAGAAGTCCTTTCTGGTCTGGAATACCGATTTGACCAATTGAAAAAACAACATGGCTACAAAGCAAACGACCTTGTGGTCCTTCATGACGAAGTGCCAGGGATCAGTGACATGTTAGCTAAATTTGACAAACTTCACATCCATACAGATGAAGAAGTTCGTTACATCATTGATGGGAGTGGGATTTTTGGCTTCATCATTGACGGAGAACGATTTGAAGTCCATGTTGGGAAAGGTGATTTTATCTCCATCCCTGCCAATACAAACCACTGGTTCACATTGGACCAAACAATGCGGATCAAAGCCGTTCGATACTTTAAGGACAACTCAGGTTGGACACCCGTTTATGTGGATGAATCGAAAGTCCTCATCAATGCATAATTGTATTTGAACACTTCTTTTCTTGTATAAGAACCAAATCCTTCATTCGCCTGTTAGGCGGGTGATGGATTTTAGGATTCTGCTTTTCCAAACCATTCCACAATGAATTGTAGTGTGCTCCTTCCTTGGTAAAAGTTTTCTTCTAAACTCCCTACCAAATCAAAGCTACCATGATTGGACATAAAGCTTTGGAATTCTTCCCCTTTGTTCCAAATCATATATTTTAAAGAACCACTCCCAATGATATGGAAACGAACATGTTTTCCACCGCTGAGAGGCGTTAGGTGGATAGCTTTGGCATTCCTGATCCCAAGTTTGATATCAGGATTTCCTTGGCCAAAGGGTTCTAAGTCTTTCCATTCCTTTAAGAGTTTTTCACCCATTTCTTCAGGTAAAACGGTAAAATCGGTATTGATCAAATGTTCTTTCGGTCTTTCTTCATCTTCCGCTAACCAAAGTTTTGCTTTTTCGTAGAGGGCGGCTTCCAATTTCGGAATTTGATCGATGGAAATAGAAAAACCACCTGCTTCGGGATGGCCACCAAAATGTAAAAAATGTTCAGATAAGGATTCGAGTAAGGTGAGGACATTTTCTTGTCCATACGAACGGACACTTCCTCTCGCATCACCGTTGTCAGGTGCAATAAAGATGGCAGGTTTTTTGTAGGTATCTACCATCCTTGTGGCAACGATCCCACTCACTCCAGGTTCCATATCAGGTTCGTAACAATAAATCGCATCATGCGTGGTTCGTTCCGGTTTCCGTGCAAAGTATCGTTCTACACGGTCCATGTTTCGTTTTGTTCTTTCTTTTCGTTCTTCATTGATGGAAAGAAGGAGTTTTGCCCTTGTTTTCGCTTCCAATTCATTTTCGGAGAGAAGTAGGTTTACTGCTTCTTCTGTTTTTCCCATTCGACCTGCAGCATTGATCACAGGTCCAATGGACCAACCCAAGTCTTTTGTGGTGATCCCAAGGGGATTGAGTTTCAGTTCTTTTAATAGTTCTTTGAGACCTTTCCTTTTTTTGTCACCTACATAAAGTTTGGTGAGAGAAGTGAGTGCCAGTTTGACAAAATGGCGGTTTTCTCCGACAAGAGGCATCATATCAGTGATGGTACCGATCCCAGCAAGATCCGTTTCTTCTTCCAATTGTTCAAAAAATTCCGGGATTTTTTGGCATTGGTAAAAAAACAGTTTTCGTTCATCATCTAACGGGATATTGGTGGAAAACTCTTCTGGGAAGGGAAGTGCACTCGATAGATCGATGGGGGCCGATTCTGAATTTTTGTCTCCGATGGGAATTTGATTCTCCATTTTGGATGGGTTTTCCCTTGGATTTTGAATCAAATCTAACTGGTCTTTGGAAAGTTTGATTCCATTTCGGAAATACAAAACTTCTTTCGTCCCATCTTCATTTGTTACTGTTTTTGTATACAACTGGTTCCATTCTTTACTAGTCCGAAATAAAATGGCAGAGACAAGTTTGAAGGATAAGGCAGCAGTGCAGATTTTTTTTTCTGGGTATTCGGAATCCGTTCGTCTTGGGTTCACTAAGGCGCAGTTTTTAGGGATACGAACGGGAACTTCATGATGGTCAAGGACAATCACTTGGATTCCCAATGCAGTTAAGGAATCGATTTCATCCGCTTGGCTTGAACCAAAGTCTAAAGTGACAAGTAAGTCTGGTTTGGCTTTTTGGATTTTACTCACAGCTTCTTTACAAAGACCATACGGATCACTTTCTGAAGAGACCATTACTTCCAAGTTGGCTGTCAAAAATTCAGGATGAGATTTCAAAAAGAAAGCAAGTAAACAGGTAGAACTCACTCCATCGGAGTCGCGGTCTCCATATAATAAGATTTTTTTATTAGATTTGGCAAAGGAAAGGAGGAGAGATACCGCGTCTTCGATGTCCGGAAGGGAGAAGGGGGAATGAAGACAAGAAAAATCAGAGAATAGGAGTTCTTTCGGGGAAGTGTTTTTTAGACCTTCTCTTCGATCCACTAAGTATCGAAGTAAAGGCCTTTTGGATTCAACTTTGGTTCGAACTTCAGACAACAAAGGTCCGAAGTGAACCTTTGTTACATGATGCAATTGCCAATAATTTTGGAACCAAATTCCACTTCGAGTCCAGGAGTTTTGATATCTCCTACAACTTTTCCATTCTTTTTTAATTCCACTTTTTCTTTGGCATCTACATTTCCTTTCAGATTACCAAGCACAACCAAACTCCCCACTTCCACATCTGCTTCCACATCACCTGTTTCATCGATGATGAGTTTGCCATGAGAGGTAATGGTTCCTTTGAATTGGCCTTTGATTTTTAATGTTTGGTTAAAAGAAAGTGTTCCGCGAAACGTGATGTCATCGCTAATAATTGTGTCAATCGATTCGTCTTTCATCAGTAGGGATAGTGTTGTCCCCTTATCGTGTTTTGGCAACTCTATCGTTTTCTGTAATTTGGAATAAAAGAAAAAAAGTTCATATTTTGTAGGGAATTCTCTTGTCGCATCCCTTCCATCTCTGAAACTGGGTCTCAAGAATAGGAAATAGTCGTGAAAATTAGGCGCTTCTGGAAGTCAGGGTTTATCCTCCTTCTAGCGGTTTTCATCAATCTAAATCTGGTCGACGACCGATTTGTATCTCCTCTCGAAGATTTGGACTTCCAATACCAATCCTACGAGTTGGAAGAAACGACTCGTGCTCTCTCTTCGACTAAGGAATCCAATCAGGTTCTAAAACTCGTTCCCACCAAACGAGAGCACTCCCTTGTCAAAATTTCCGTGAATCGATTTTCGATTCTGACAACGGAAACTGAATTTTTTACTGAAATCTCGATTTTATTTTTCTTTCTCTACCTCCCTCCGCCTATTTTGGCGTAATCGTTGCATATAGTTTACGTTTATTCCCTACCAAACCAAACTGTAGGGTGAAATTTAATTTGAAATAGGTATTATGTTAGAAAAAATCATTCAATTTTCCATTCACAAAAGGGCCACAGTTCTTGTGATCACCGCAGCCCTTACCATTGTGGGTTTTTATAATGCACTCAATTTATCAATTGATGCG of the Leptospira biflexa serovar Patoc strain 'Patoc 1 (Paris)' genome contains:
- the recJ gene encoding single-stranded-DNA-specific exonuclease RecJ, producing the protein MHHVTKVHFGPLLSEVRTKVESKRPLLRYLVDRREGLKNTSPKELLFSDFSCLHSPFSLPDIEDAVSLLLSFAKSNKKILLYGDRDSDGVSSTCLLAFFLKSHPEFLTANLEVMVSSESDPYGLCKEAVSKIQKAKPDLLVTLDFGSSQADEIDSLTALGIQVIVLDHHEVPVRIPKNCALVNPRRTDSEYPEKKICTAALSFKLVSAILFRTSKEWNQLYTKTVTNEDGTKEVLYFRNGIKLSKDQLDLIQNPRENPSKMENQIPIGDKNSESAPIDLSSALPFPEEFSTNIPLDDERKLFFYQCQKIPEFFEQLEEETDLAGIGTITDMMPLVGENRHFVKLALTSLTKLYVGDKKRKGLKELLKELKLNPLGITTKDLGWSIGPVINAAGRMGKTEEAVNLLLSENELEAKTRAKLLLSINEERKERTKRNMDRVERYFARKPERTTHDAIYCYEPDMEPGVSGIVATRMVDTYKKPAIFIAPDNGDARGSVRSYGQENVLTLLESLSEHFLHFGGHPEAGGFSISIDQIPKLEAALYEKAKLWLAEDEERPKEHLINTDFTVLPEEMGEKLLKEWKDLEPFGQGNPDIKLGIRNAKAIHLTPLSGGKHVRFHIIGSGSLKYMIWNKGEEFQSFMSNHGSFDLVGSLEENFYQGRSTLQFIVEWFGKAES
- a CDS encoding NADH-quinone oxidoreductase subunit N is translated as MSYTPSSNDLIAISPMLILCGVALLSLVVQFLIPEEDEGKPLWVLSILGILVAMYALYHTTNSPGYGKFFGSQISISPLTVWLSAIYLIAGLITLLVAPPFLSQHKTLFPEFFPLMLFCLSGMMFLTSGYDLIVIFVGLEILSLSLYVMIGMARTSVSALESAMKYFLLGTFSSGFMLLGIAFLYGGSGTTNLDGALRGLSLKGYEANFSKLGLGLFFVGVSFKAALVPFHSWTPDVYEGAQTPITGFMASAGKASALGLVIILFNHIPMGEMGNVWKYLMGTIALISMTWGNIVALKQDNLKRMLAYSSISHAGYIVAGIACGAGLEALYYLFSYSLLNLAAFAIISYLEQGKHEVTVNGISHLSGEHPFTALALSLVFLSFAGFPPLIGFWTKLFLLQKMAESDLFFHRVLLFGAVANSCIAFYYYMKITIQSYMKQETGVVAGARDLPSLPTLGFLIFLLCVFFTAGWIFFQPGSLL
- a CDS encoding complex I subunit 4 family protein, with amino-acid sequence MPDQILSIIIFLPIVSTFLIVIQKRVGAVVVISALSSAFTTILSLGLFFFYDASKAGLQFVHWIPDWILSGKLSVDYHVGLDGVSLLLFALTTFMFFLSSIASWSNIPKKIKEFHICLLVLETAVLGVFASGNLVLFYVFWELMVLPMVLMIGIWGGEERTKAALKYFLFSMAGSLFMLGGILTLYFKTGKTSIESLSTASLALYSEPLQWFLFFSFFLAFAIKIPLFPFHTWMPDVHTQAPTVGSVDLAGVLLKIGAYGFIRFCIPFFPEQSLLSQNGIQILAVIGIVYGSMAALVQTDIKRIIAYSSLSHLGFCILGIFSFTTEGVVGGMLQMVSHGISTGMIFLMIGMIYERAHTRNISEFGGLAGQMPVFSTFFLIAVLSSIGLPGTNGFVGEFLILIGAIKSNVWLGGIAATGVVLGALYLLWFVKRFLFGVSKTIQAKPYKDLSFREIGILSPLVVLIFWIGLYPKPFLSILNSSSNVFLNSASVVTIEERKHIQKDFLSQNDQRLFPDYLSLGMEPKSYEERLGKFQSKFVLPNFGSAQLPLPKVEEDLENLENSIESDFDLELEPNEKKGN
- the nuoL gene encoding NADH-quinone oxidoreductase subunit L — encoded protein: MLDLFPIVVLLPLLGFLHNGLLKDKIPHRFAGAIGTLAVFIPFLITLGAFNEFNPMERTAPHLVSVFDWIVIGNFKSSFGYQIDQLSLYMTLIITGIGSLIHLYSMGYMKGNKGYNRFFAYLNLFIFCMLNLVLSDNLVLTFLGWEGVGLASYLLIGFDYDKVSAAEAGMKAFILNRIGDVGFILGTGFLFWLGGSLEYLTLQTNLSGHSNLSEYANIIALFFFIAAMGKSAQIPLYVWLPDAMAGPTPVSALIHAATMVTAGVFLIVRLNFVFYLAPETSFFIACIGALTALFAATIGILQNDIKKILAYSTVSQLGFMFLAMGSMSYVAGLFHLMTHAFFKALLFLGAGSVIHALHHEQNIKHMGKLFGKIKITSITFLLGTLAIAGFFPFSGFFSKDLILEKAYTYGAYGSILWTMGVVAAFFTSFYMFRLVFVVFFGKDNTDSHHKIHESPWTMTLPLMILAIGAVFAGFLQTPHFFLQIDTLERYFAPVLTSGYQLAIGKGTLAKHIELSHNIEFSLAMFSVIIASIGFLLAYFLYQRNQNPILEEHTGFRKILFHKYYIDEIYEVLFVKPFVFVSKAIAYYFDTKILDRFFIGIGGSFGVIANGLRRLQSGFIGDYALYVVLGTFCILAYLLTRGV
- a CDS encoding cupin domain-containing protein codes for the protein MATIVKKQETIQDKDQVKAYLTQKGLVYESYKTPESLDLILGQKGLSDAEKEEVLSGLEYRFDQLKKQHGYKANDLVVLHDEVPGISDMLAKFDKLHIHTDEEVRYIIDGSGIFGFIIDGERFEVHVGKGDFISIPANTNHWFTLDQTMRIKAVRYFKDNSGWTPVYVDESKVLINA
- a CDS encoding bactofilin family protein; the encoded protein is MKDESIDTIISDDITFRGTLSFNQTLKIKGQFKGTITSHGKLIIDETGDVEADVEVGSLVVLGNLKGNVDAKEKVELKKNGKVVGDIKTPGLEVEFGSKIIGNCIM